The following are encoded together in the Corticium candelabrum chromosome 1, ooCorCand1.1, whole genome shotgun sequence genome:
- the LOC134190805 gene encoding uncharacterized protein LOC134190805 — protein PSPSLPSPFLPSPFSPLPSPPLPPLSPPLSPPLSPPLSPLP, from the exons ccctctccctctctcccctctccctttctcccctctcccttctcccctctcccctctccccctctc cctcccctctctcctcccctctcccctcccctctcccctcccctctcccctctcccc